One Fictibacillus halophilus genomic window, AGCTCATATGGTTTTATTTTATGCTTAATTAAGCCAGATAGAAGTGAACCGACGCCTAAGCTCAGTGTGTCTTTGTTCGTATAGAGAAATCCTGTGCCGAGAATTCCTTTTGTTGCATCACCAAACAGCTCGATCGTCGTTCCTTGGTTCTCTTCTAGATTGAATCGGTCCTCGATCGTCTTTTTGTCGAGCTTGATGATTTCCATTGTGGCGAGCGCTACTTCATCTGGCCTGAACTCTTTGTGGAAGCCGAGTGACTTGGCTAACAACGAATTCACGCCATCTGCCAGCACGACAACGTCCGCATACAGATCACCATCAGGTCGATCTGTTCGTACTCCAACTACTTTACCGTTTTCCACGATACACTCTAGAACAACGGTTTCGTTCACCAAAAGAGCTCCCTGCTCAACGGCTTTCCCCGCAAACCATTGATCGAACTTTGCCCGCAGTACCGTAAAGTTGTTGTACGGCTCCTGTCCCCATTCCATCCCCTTGTATCCGACGGTTACCGCAGATTCTTTGTCCATCATCATGAATCGCTGCTCAACGATCGGTCGCTCGAGCGGCGCTTCTTTCCAGAACTCTGGGATCACGTCCTCCATCATTTTGCGATAAAGTACACCGCCCATAACGTTCTTTGAGCCCGGATACTCTCCGCGTTCGATGAGTAATACGTTCACGCCAGCTTTCGCCAGTTCATACGCACAGGAAATGCCGGCAGGACCCGCACCAACAACGATTACATCAAACTTTTCAGACATGATCCACCACCTCCTGGTTAAACGCTTGTTTAAACTGTTGGATCAGAAGCGGCACGATCTCAAAGGCATCGCCAACAATGCCATAATGACTCGATTGGAAGATCGGAGCTTCCGGATCCTTGTTGATTGCGATGATCAGTCCAGAGTTCTGCATCCCTACAATGTGTTGAATAGCACCAGAAATGCCGATCGCAAAATAGATTTTTGGCGTAACCGTTAATCCTGTCTGTCCGACTTGGTGATGGTGCTCAACCCAGCCCGCTTCAACAACATCACGGCTCGCACCAACCGCTCCTCCTAGGGTTTCAGCGAGATCATGAACAACCTGGAATCCCTTCTCACTGCCTAGCCCTTTTCCACCAGCAACAACAATATCCGCTTCATCAATACGAACCTTCTGCGTCGTGAACTGAACAATCTCGAGCACCTTCGTTCGAATGTCTTCTTCTTTTATAGAAGCTGTTTCTTCTATTAATTGTCCTGTTCGGCCAGGTTCAGGCGAGAGTGCTTTCATCACTTTTGGACGGACCGTCGCCATCTGAGGTCTATACTTCTTACAAAGAATTGTTGCCATGATGTTACCGCCAAACGCTGGTCGGCTCGCAAGCAGCAATCCTGTGTCTTCTTCTATATCTAAAATCGTAGAGTCTGCGGTGAGTCCTGTTGGAAGGTCCGTCGCAACAGCGCTCGCTAAGTCTTTACCGGTCGATGTCGCACCATATAAAATGACTTCAGGCTTATACTTTTGACAGCATTCCAATAGTGCTTTCATATAAGACTCGGTTCGATAGTTTTTAAAAATGGTGTCATCATACACATAGACCGTGTCCGCTCCGTATTCATAAAGCGTATCGGCGAGATGTGTGACGTTCTCTCCGATCAATACGCCAGCAAGCTCGGTGCCACGTTTGTCTGCGAGTTCCTTACCCGCGCCTAACAACTCAAGCGAAACCGGAACGACCTCACCGTCTTTTACCTCAATAAAAACCCAAATGCCTGAATAATCCTCAAAGCTCAACGCCAGACCCTCCCTTCACCGCAAAAAGCTCTTTCTTCTTCAATAAAAGATCCAGCAGCTGTTCCGTCTGCTGAGCTGCATCCCCTTCTAGCATCTCACCGCCACTTGGTTTTGTGGGTGCCCAAACTTTCGAAACGATCGTCGGCGAGCCTTTGAGTCCGAGCTGCGTTCTCTCCACATCCTCTAGATCCGCAACTGCCCAGAT contains:
- a CDS encoding FAD-dependent oxidoreductase; translated protein: MSEKFDVIVVGAGPAGISCAYELAKAGVNVLLIERGEYPGSKNVMGGVLYRKMMEDVIPEFWKEAPLERPIVEQRFMMMDKESAVTVGYKGMEWGQEPYNNFTVLRAKFDQWFAGKAVEQGALLVNETVVLECIVENGKVVGVRTDRPDGDLYADVVVLADGVNSLLAKSLGFHKEFRPDEVALATMEIIKLDKKTIEDRFNLEENQGTTIELFGDATKGILGTGFLYTNKDTLSLGVGSLLSGLIKHKIKPYELLEYVKNHPMIRPYIAGGEPVEYLAHMIPEGGYKSMPKVAGNGVLVVGDAAQLVNAIHREGSNLAMKSGQFAAEAVLLAKERDDYSEATLNHYKTRLMSSFVGQDMKKYKDSTHHFDKFPQYFDKYIPMVNKAASQMFTVDGSSKWEKQKKIWRDVGTAGEKFKLARDAYRAWKVMK
- a CDS encoding electron transfer flavoprotein subunit alpha/FixB family protein, whose product is MSFEDYSGIWVFIEVKDGEVVPVSLELLGAGKELADKRGTELAGVLIGENVTHLADTLYEYGADTVYVYDDTIFKNYRTESYMKALLECCQKYKPEVILYGATSTGKDLASAVATDLPTGLTADSTILDIEEDTGLLLASRPAFGGNIMATILCKKYRPQMATVRPKVMKALSPEPGRTGQLIEETASIKEEDIRTKVLEIVQFTTQKVRIDEADIVVAGGKGLGSEKGFQVVHDLAETLGGAVGASRDVVEAGWVEHHHQVGQTGLTVTPKIYFAIGISGAIQHIVGMQNSGLIIAINKDPEAPIFQSSHYGIVGDAFEIVPLLIQQFKQAFNQEVVDHV